From a region of the Pan paniscus chromosome 19, NHGRI_mPanPan1-v2.0_pri, whole genome shotgun sequence genome:
- the GJC1 gene encoding gap junction gamma-1 protein, protein MSWSFLTRLLEEIHNHSTFVGKIWLTVLIVFRIVLTAVGGESIYYDEQSKFVCNTEQPGCENVCYDAFAPLSHVRFWVFQIILVATPSVMYLGYAIHKIAKMEHGEADKKAARSKPYAMRWKQHRALEETEEDNEEDPMMYPEMELESDKENKEQSQPKPKHDGRRRIREDGLMKIYVLQLLARTVFEVGFLIGQYFLYGFQVHPFYVCSRLPCPHKIDCFISRPTEKTIFLLIMYGVTGLCLLLNIWEMLHLGFGTIRDSLNSKRRELEDPGAYNYPFTWNTPSAPPGYNIAVKPDQIQYTELSNAKIAYKQNKANTAQEQQYGSHEENLPADLEALQREIRMAQERLDLAVQAYSHQNNPHGPREKKAKVGSKAGSNKSTASSKSGDGKTSVWI, encoded by the coding sequence ATGAGTTGGAGCTTCCTGACTCGCCTGCTAGAGGAGATTCACAACCATTCCACATTTGTGGGGAAGATCTGGCTCACTGTTCTGATTGTCTTCCGGATCGTCCTTACAGCTGTAGGAGGAGAATCCATCTATTACGATGAGCAAAGCAAATTTGTGTGCAACACAGAACAGCCGGGCTGTGAGAATGTCTGTTATGATGCGTTTGCACCTCTCTCCCATGTACGCTTCTGGGTGTTCCAGATCATCCTGGTGGCAACTCCCTCTGTGATGTACCTGGGCTATGCTATCCACAAGATTGCCAAAATGGAGCACGGTGAAGCAGACAAGAAGGCAGCTCGGAGCAAGCCCTATGCAATGCGCTGGAAACAACACCGGGCTCTGGAAGAAACGGAGGAGGACAACGAAGAGGATCCTATGATGTATCCAGAGATGGAGTTAGAAAGtgataaggaaaataaagagcAGAGCCAACCCAAACCTAAGCATGATGGCCGACGACGGATTCGGGAAGATGGGCTCATGAAAATCTATGTGCTGCAGTTGCTGGCAAGGACCGTGTTTGAGGTGGGTTTTCTGATAGGGCAGTATTTTCTATATGGCTTCCAAGTCCACCCGTTTTATGTGTGCAGCAGACTTCCTTGTCCTCATAAGATAGACTGCTTTATTTCTAGACCCACTGAAAAGACCATCTTCCTTCTGATAATGTATGGTGTTACAGGCCTTTGCCTCTTGCTTAACATTTGGGAGATGCTTCATTTAGGGTTTGGGACCATTCGAGACTCACTAAACAGTAAAAGGAGGGAACTTGAGGATCCGGGTGCTTATAATTATCCTTTCACTTGGAATACACCATCTGCTCCCCCTGGCTATAACATTGCTGTCAAACCAGATCAAATCCAGTACACCGAACTGTCCAATGCTAAGATCGCCTACAAGCAAAACAAGGCCAACACAGCCCAGGAACAGCAGTATGGCAGCCATGAGGAGAACCTCCCAGCTGACCTGGAGGCTCTGCAGCGGGAGATCAGGATGGCTCAGGAACGCTTGGATCTGGCAGTTCAGgcctacagtcaccaaaacaaccCTCATGGTCCCCGGGAGAAGAAGGCCAAAGTGGGGTCCAAAGCTGGGTCCAACAAAAGCACTGCCAGTAGCAAATCAGGGGATGGGAAGACCTCCGTCTGGATTTAA